A stretch of Amycolatopsis balhimycina FH 1894 DNA encodes these proteins:
- a CDS encoding SAM-dependent methyltransferase, protein MSEPISRERLAQVTGRTDVGEKPSPARVYSCALGGEHYYAVDKNFVEKQVAANPDYLHILRSNRGAVGRVVEYANREHGITQFVDIGSGLPTEGSVHEVSDEIAPGQCAVAYVDNEQIAVAHSEILLSQSADPSRHHAVYANFLETEQLWDQIMAKEIIQPDRPICLMLMALVHFIPDEANPEAALAFYRDVLPRGSLLAISHITFEEPANPDEDDKEVLARWRETVQAYTKTTTAAHFRSRERIRGFLGDFEVVEEPDWTSHWRIPDPSVLPEEYRTKPWRSQVLVEVGKKP, encoded by the coding sequence GTGTCAGAGCCTATCTCGCGCGAACGACTCGCCCAGGTCACCGGCCGAACCGACGTCGGCGAGAAACCCAGTCCCGCCCGCGTCTACAGCTGCGCCCTGGGCGGGGAGCACTACTACGCCGTGGACAAGAATTTTGTGGAGAAACAGGTCGCCGCCAACCCCGACTACCTGCACATCCTCCGGTCCAACCGGGGTGCGGTGGGGCGGGTCGTCGAGTACGCCAACCGCGAGCACGGGATCACCCAGTTCGTCGACATCGGCTCCGGCCTGCCCACGGAAGGCAGCGTGCACGAGGTCTCGGACGAGATCGCACCCGGGCAGTGTGCCGTGGCCTACGTCGACAACGAGCAAATCGCCGTCGCCCACTCCGAAATCCTGCTTTCCCAGAGCGCCGACCCGAGCCGGCACCACGCGGTGTACGCCAACTTCCTCGAAACCGAACAGCTGTGGGACCAGATCATGGCGAAGGAGATCATCCAGCCGGACCGGCCGATCTGCCTCATGCTCATGGCGTTGGTGCACTTCATCCCGGACGAGGCCAATCCCGAAGCCGCCCTTGCCTTCTACCGCGATGTTCTCCCGCGCGGCTCGCTGCTGGCGATCTCCCACATCACCTTCGAAGAGCCCGCAAATCCCGACGAGGACGACAAGGAAGTCCTCGCCAGGTGGCGGGAGACCGTTCAGGCGTACACCAAAACCACCACCGCGGCGCACTTCCGCTCGCGCGAGCGGATCAGGGGATTCCTCGGAGACTTCGAGGTCGTCGAGGAACCCGACTGGACCTCCCACTGGCGCATCCCTGATCCCAGCGTGCTGCCCGAGGAGTACCGCACGAAACCTTGGCGATCGCAGGTCCTCGTCGAAGTCGGGAAGAAGCCGTAA
- a CDS encoding TetR/AcrR family transcriptional regulator translates to MGSSDAGEVVRSRRERPAKPALTRQGIIAAALAILNEEGLSKVTMRRIAAALDTGHASLYVYVRDVEDLHAQILDALLAPVVDAAPVAGTWRSRLKALMDGYGQVLVARPEIARMALSTQPSGPNYLALVEAILALLHEGGATDRAAAWGVDLLLLFPTASAVERTAPKPSKHATGDLAAMAAAIAAADPGRSPHIVRLGDELISGDGRSRFGWAVDVLLDGILAAGSRARTGQSR, encoded by the coding sequence ATGGGCTCGAGCGACGCCGGTGAAGTGGTCCGCAGCCGACGTGAGCGTCCGGCAAAACCGGCGTTGACCAGGCAGGGAATCATCGCCGCCGCGCTCGCGATCCTGAATGAGGAGGGGTTGAGCAAGGTGACGATGCGGCGCATCGCCGCCGCGCTCGACACGGGGCATGCGTCGCTGTACGTGTACGTTCGCGACGTCGAGGATCTGCACGCGCAGATCCTCGATGCCCTGCTCGCTCCGGTCGTCGACGCGGCGCCGGTCGCCGGGACGTGGCGGAGCCGGTTGAAGGCGCTGATGGACGGCTACGGCCAGGTTCTCGTGGCGCGGCCGGAGATCGCCCGGATGGCTTTGTCGACCCAGCCGAGCGGCCCGAACTACCTGGCGTTGGTCGAGGCGATCCTGGCGCTGCTGCACGAGGGCGGCGCAACCGATCGGGCGGCGGCCTGGGGTGTCGACCTGCTCCTGCTGTTCCCGACCGCGAGCGCTGTCGAACGTACCGCGCCGAAGCCGTCGAAACACGCGACTGGTGACCTCGCGGCCATGGCCGCCGCCATCGCGGCGGCGGATCCCGGCCGTTCACCCCACATCGTCCGGCTCGGCGACGAGCTCATCTCCGGCGACGGCCGGTCCCGCTTCGGCTGGGCCGTCGACGTTCTGCTCGACGGCATCCTTGCCGCCGGCTCCCGCGCGCGAACCGGACAGTCACGGTAA
- a CDS encoding TrpB-like pyridoxal phosphate-dependent enzyme, with protein sequence MERTKFQLDESQIPSTWYNIAADLPGAPMAPALNPATGKPLTRDEMGATMPEPIIDQELSTERDIEIPEAVRQLYTQWRPSPLYRARRLEQALGTPARIYYKYEGVAPSGSHKPNTGIPQAYYNKQAGKTGLITETGAGQWGSATALSAALFGLTAKVFMVKVSFQQKPYRRALMESYGATCIPSPSPETAVGRAILAKNPDSPGSLGIATSEALETAATDPSLGYVLGSAANHVLLHQTVIGQEALLQMELAGDYPDVIVGCSGGGSNLAGLTFPFIGAQLRGGPAVRVLAVEPAACPTLTRGTIAYDYADTGRLGPLFRMHTLGHEFMPPPVHAGGLRAHGIGPLVSRAVEDKLIEPIAVGQTGCFEAGVQFARTEGILPAPESTHAIRSAIDEALRCRAEGVGRTILFGLSGHGHFDLVAYDKYFAGTLEDDVVNEEQLDIAAASIPKPAGATS encoded by the coding sequence ATGGAGAGAACGAAGTTCCAGCTCGACGAGTCCCAGATTCCGAGCACCTGGTACAACATCGCCGCCGACCTGCCCGGCGCGCCGATGGCACCCGCGCTCAACCCCGCGACCGGGAAACCGCTGACTCGCGACGAAATGGGCGCGACGATGCCGGAGCCCATCATCGACCAGGAGCTGAGCACCGAACGGGACATCGAGATCCCCGAGGCGGTGCGGCAGCTCTACACGCAGTGGCGGCCCAGCCCGCTCTACCGCGCGCGGCGGCTCGAGCAGGCCCTCGGCACCCCGGCTCGCATCTACTACAAGTACGAGGGTGTCGCGCCGTCCGGGAGCCACAAGCCGAACACCGGGATCCCGCAGGCCTACTACAACAAGCAAGCCGGCAAGACCGGCCTGATCACCGAGACCGGCGCCGGGCAGTGGGGCAGCGCGACCGCCCTGTCGGCCGCGCTCTTCGGGCTGACCGCCAAGGTGTTCATGGTCAAGGTGAGTTTCCAGCAGAAGCCCTACCGCCGGGCCCTGATGGAGTCATACGGCGCGACCTGCATCCCCAGCCCGAGCCCGGAAACCGCGGTGGGCCGGGCGATCCTGGCCAAGAACCCCGACTCTCCCGGCAGCCTCGGCATCGCCACCTCGGAAGCACTCGAGACCGCGGCCACCGACCCGTCGCTCGGCTACGTGCTCGGCAGCGCCGCGAACCACGTGCTGCTGCACCAGACCGTCATCGGGCAGGAAGCCCTGCTGCAGATGGAACTCGCCGGGGACTACCCGGACGTCATCGTCGGCTGCTCCGGTGGTGGCAGCAACCTCGCCGGGCTGACGTTCCCGTTCATCGGCGCGCAGTTGCGCGGTGGGCCGGCCGTACGCGTGCTGGCCGTCGAGCCGGCCGCCTGCCCCACACTGACCCGCGGGACGATCGCTTACGACTACGCCGACACCGGACGGCTCGGGCCGCTGTTCCGGATGCACACGCTGGGCCACGAGTTCATGCCGCCGCCCGTGCACGCCGGCGGCCTGCGCGCGCACGGCATCGGCCCGCTGGTCAGCCGTGCGGTCGAGGACAAGCTGATCGAGCCGATCGCGGTCGGGCAGACCGGGTGCTTCGAGGCGGGCGTGCAGTTCGCCCGCACCGAAGGGATCCTGCCCGCGCCGGAGTCGACACACGCGATCCGCAGTGCCATCGACGAGGCTCTGCGCTGCCGGGCCGAAGGCGTCGGCCGGACCATCCTTTTCGGACTGTCCGGGCACGGGCACTTCGACCTCGTCGCCTACGACAAGTACTTCGCCGGCACGCTCGAGGACGACGTCGTCAACGAGGAGCAGCTCGACATCGCCGCCGCGTCGATCCCGAAGCCGGCCGGAGCCACGTCGTGA
- a CDS encoding ATP-grasp domain-containing protein: MAPRILLIGGNPKHFQAAKAAGLEVVYCQNPGEFKPEYGPQVVGAILADYTDWATFRPLVRAAHRAWGFTTVVSLTEPGLDPAGRVRDLLGLGGPSYEVSHRFTDKNVMRRRIAEVASPDVPVIGAAVLAGRDSLTEFGARHGYPFIVKPGAGTASFGVHRVDGPDDVDPVFEAVSCERDVPEHPFLGQYDLDEYVLEEYVDGTLYSAEAFSFAGRHTVLAITEAVTLEGTVVHAGHAIPARLSAADVAAVERMIPAFLDALEYTDGPSHTEFKLSPRGPVVIESQNRIGGALINEMVHEVHGIDMHELTMKWPHGSVAPVVAALPARGAAASWLAVAEPGEILEIAGVEAVAADPATLAVDLGGAAPGDVVRSLDGSWDGLGHVAVRAAGTTAAIEFSRARVGDIKVRTRPVES, encoded by the coding sequence ATGGCACCACGCATCCTGCTGATCGGCGGGAACCCCAAGCACTTCCAGGCGGCGAAGGCGGCCGGCCTCGAAGTCGTCTACTGCCAGAACCCGGGCGAGTTCAAGCCGGAATACGGCCCGCAGGTGGTGGGCGCGATCCTGGCCGACTACACGGACTGGGCGACGTTCCGCCCGCTCGTGCGGGCAGCGCACCGGGCGTGGGGGTTCACGACGGTCGTTTCGCTGACCGAGCCGGGCCTCGACCCGGCCGGGCGGGTCCGGGACCTGCTCGGCCTCGGCGGCCCGTCGTACGAGGTGAGCCACCGGTTCACCGACAAGAACGTGATGCGCCGCCGGATCGCGGAGGTGGCGTCCCCGGACGTCCCGGTGATCGGCGCGGCGGTCCTCGCCGGCCGCGACAGCCTGACGGAGTTCGGCGCACGTCACGGCTACCCGTTCATCGTGAAGCCGGGCGCGGGCACCGCGAGTTTCGGCGTCCACCGCGTCGACGGCCCGGACGACGTCGATCCGGTCTTCGAGGCGGTCTCGTGTGAGCGCGACGTGCCGGAGCATCCGTTCCTCGGCCAGTACGACCTGGACGAGTACGTGCTGGAGGAGTACGTCGACGGAACGCTGTACAGCGCGGAGGCGTTCTCGTTCGCCGGCCGCCACACGGTGCTGGCGATCACCGAAGCGGTCACGCTCGAGGGAACGGTCGTCCACGCGGGCCACGCGATCCCGGCCCGCCTGTCCGCCGCGGACGTGGCCGCGGTGGAGCGGATGATCCCGGCGTTCCTGGACGCGTTGGAGTACACGGACGGCCCGAGCCACACGGAGTTCAAGCTGAGCCCCCGCGGCCCGGTCGTGATCGAGTCCCAGAACCGCATCGGCGGCGCGCTGATCAACGAGATGGTCCACGAGGTACACGGCATCGACATGCACGAGCTGACGATGAAATGGCCCCATGGTTCGGTGGCCCCGGTGGTGGCGGCCCTGCCGGCCCGGGGAGCGGCGGCGAGCTGGCTGGCGGTGGCGGAGCCGGGCGAGATCCTGGAGATCGCCGGCGTGGAGGCCGTGGCGGCGGACCCGGCAACGCTGGCGGTGGACCTGGGGGGAGCGGCCCCGGGCGACGTGGTGAGGTCACTGGACGGCTCCTGGGACGGCCTGGGCCACGTGGCGGTCCGGGCAGCCGGCACCACAGCGGCGATCGAGTTCAGCCGGGCCCGGGTAGGCGACATCAAGGTCCGGACGCGGCCCGTCGAGTCCTGA
- a CDS encoding FAD-dependent oxidoreductase, with the protein MNPPIEPGGKSTMSRRTIAIVGAGLAGLVCARILQVNGIPVTVYEKDDSPTARRQGGSLDIHTDAGQVALKEANLYEEFLTRTHPEGESIRVLDKNAKVYIDRKEPKGGNGRPEIDRKVLRRLFVDSLEAGTIAWGRKVVAARPAGGGHELEFSDGGIVRADLVVGADGAWSKVRSLLTTVTPEYVGITLVELHLSDAAAKHPDALAVTGPGMLFALSDNKYIGGHGGEHIQLGCAIRVPEDWATAGGTDWDEPAVARAALLREFRDWAPTLTNLIRDSDDTFWVRPLYALPTGHTWKRVPGVTLIGDAAHLMSPFAGEGANMAMIDGADLARAIIEEPDLGSALAAYEKKMFPRGAKAAASSQKGLDTMFVDGPPRKLVAFFRGMIVFSRVIRPFERFFAGGKAS; encoded by the coding sequence GTGAACCCGCCCATCGAGCCAGGGGGCAAATCGACCATGTCACGACGGACCATCGCCATCGTCGGAGCGGGATTGGCCGGCCTGGTCTGCGCTCGCATCCTGCAGGTGAACGGGATTCCGGTCACCGTGTACGAAAAGGACGACTCTCCGACCGCCCGCCGGCAGGGCGGCTCACTTGACATCCACACCGACGCCGGCCAGGTCGCGCTCAAAGAAGCCAACCTGTACGAGGAGTTCCTGACGAGAACGCACCCGGAGGGCGAGTCGATCCGGGTGCTGGACAAGAACGCGAAGGTGTACATCGATCGGAAGGAACCGAAAGGGGGTAATGGCAGGCCGGAGATCGATCGGAAGGTGCTGCGCCGGCTCTTCGTCGACTCACTCGAAGCCGGCACGATCGCCTGGGGTCGCAAGGTTGTCGCGGCTCGCCCTGCCGGGGGAGGACACGAGCTCGAGTTTTCCGACGGCGGAATCGTGCGCGCGGACCTGGTGGTCGGCGCCGATGGGGCGTGGTCGAAGGTGCGATCGTTGCTGACCACCGTCACGCCGGAATACGTCGGGATCACCTTGGTTGAATTGCACCTGTCCGATGCGGCTGCAAAACATCCTGATGCGCTTGCGGTCACGGGTCCGGGAATGCTTTTCGCGCTTTCTGACAACAAGTACATAGGCGGTCACGGCGGCGAGCACATCCAGCTCGGCTGCGCCATCCGCGTACCCGAGGACTGGGCCACCGCCGGCGGCACCGACTGGGACGAACCCGCCGTCGCCCGGGCGGCTCTGCTGCGGGAGTTTCGTGATTGGGCACCCACGCTGACGAATCTGATCCGCGACAGCGACGACACGTTCTGGGTGCGCCCGCTCTACGCGCTGCCGACCGGTCACACGTGGAAGCGCGTGCCCGGTGTGACGCTCATCGGCGACGCCGCGCACTTGATGTCACCATTCGCCGGTGAGGGTGCCAATATGGCGATGATCGACGGTGCCGACCTCGCTCGCGCGATCATCGAGGAACCTGACCTCGGCTCCGCCTTGGCTGCTTACGAAAAGAAGATGTTTCCCCGTGGCGCGAAGGCGGCTGCGTCCTCGCAGAAGGGTCTGGACACCATGTTCGTCGATGGGCCGCCGCGAAAGCTCGTGGCGTTCTTTCGTGGCATGATCGTTTTTTCCCGTGTGATCCGGCCGTTCGAGCGCTTCTTCGCCGGAGGGAAGGCATCGTGA
- a CDS encoding ATP-grasp domain-containing protein: MRVAVVDADGIAAHLPAALAAHGLETVRVRSESPDVHLTGSAAADVRHRGDVAVTADALRRRDVGFVLAGTESGVLLADELSAALGTPGNGMTRPRARRDKFEMVTAVREAGLATAASFASPSADEVVAWAVALGTWPVVLKPPASAGSDNVRICGSVDEVRAGHAAILAATTRYGSRNETVLAQEYLHGDEYFVNTVSRDGAHHVVEVWRYHKRALDGGHWMYDYEQPVPLDEPRLSDLAGYTLDVLNALELRNGAGHTEVMLTAAGPVLVESGARMGGSHQPSVVSRCIGTNQVECLALAVARPEEVTERRLPTYRPRSFLRYVTLISPGDGVVPDEAGFAVVRALPSFVDLVLTTPAGRPVGRTVDLATSVGYVYLDSADPEQVESDYKQLREYELNGLYTDEAV, encoded by the coding sequence GTGAGAGTGGCGGTCGTCGACGCCGACGGCATAGCGGCGCACCTGCCGGCGGCGCTGGCCGCGCACGGCCTGGAAACGGTGCGTGTCCGGTCCGAGTCGCCGGACGTGCACCTGACCGGGTCCGCGGCGGCCGACGTCCGGCACCGCGGCGACGTCGCCGTGACCGCGGACGCGTTGCGGCGCCGCGACGTCGGGTTCGTGCTCGCCGGGACCGAGTCCGGCGTGCTGCTCGCCGACGAGCTGTCGGCGGCGCTGGGCACGCCGGGCAACGGGATGACCCGGCCACGGGCACGGCGGGACAAGTTCGAGATGGTGACAGCGGTGCGCGAGGCCGGCCTGGCCACCGCCGCGTCGTTCGCTTCGCCGTCCGCGGACGAGGTCGTCGCGTGGGCGGTCGCGCTGGGCACCTGGCCTGTCGTGCTGAAGCCGCCGGCCAGCGCGGGCAGCGACAACGTCCGGATCTGCGGATCGGTGGACGAGGTGCGCGCCGGGCACGCCGCGATCCTGGCCGCCACCACGCGCTACGGCTCACGCAACGAAACCGTGCTGGCGCAGGAGTACCTGCACGGCGACGAGTACTTCGTGAACACGGTGAGCCGGGACGGGGCACACCACGTCGTCGAGGTGTGGCGCTACCACAAGCGCGCTCTCGACGGCGGCCATTGGATGTACGACTACGAGCAGCCGGTGCCGCTGGACGAGCCGCGCCTGTCGGACCTGGCCGGCTACACGCTGGACGTCCTGAACGCGCTCGAACTCCGCAACGGCGCCGGGCACACCGAGGTGATGCTCACCGCGGCCGGCCCGGTGCTCGTCGAGTCCGGGGCGCGGATGGGCGGATCGCACCAGCCGTCGGTGGTGTCGCGGTGCATCGGGACCAACCAGGTCGAGTGCCTGGCGCTGGCGGTCGCGCGGCCCGAAGAGGTCACCGAACGGCGGCTGCCGACCTACCGGCCCCGGTCGTTCCTCCGCTACGTCACGTTGATCAGCCCCGGCGACGGCGTGGTGCCGGACGAAGCCGGGTTCGCCGTGGTGCGGGCGCTGCCGTCGTTCGTGGATCTGGTGCTGACCACGCCGGCCGGGCGACCGGTCGGGCGGACGGTCGACCTCGCCACGTCGGTGGGCTACGTCTACTTGGATTCGGCCGACCCGGAGCAGGTGGAGTCGGACTACAAGCAGCTGCGCGAGTACGAACTGAACGGGCTCTACACAGATGAGGCGGTGTGA